The Primulina huaijiensis isolate GDHJ02 chromosome 17, ASM1229523v2, whole genome shotgun sequence genome window below encodes:
- the LOC140963233 gene encoding small ribosomal subunit protein uS4y-like, giving the protein MVNVSFYRNYGKTFKKPRRPYEKERLDAELKLVGEYGLRCKRELWRVQYALSRIRNAARMLLTLDEKDPRRIFEGEALLRRMNRHGLLDESQNKLDYVLALTVENFLERRLQTLVFKAGMAKSIHHARVLIRQRHIRCMGRLSRSLAGHMRRNDWMLS; this is encoded by the exons ATGGTGAACGTTAGTTTCTACCGCAACT ATGGGAAGACTTTCAAGAAGCCTCGCCGGCCATATGAGAAGGAACGATTGGATGCTGAGCTGAAGCTTGTTGGAGAATATGGGCTTCGATGCAAGAGGGAGCTGTGGAGGGTTCAATATGCATTGAGTCGCATCCGTAATGCGGCAAGAATGCTTCTCACACTTGATGAGAAAGACCCTCGTCGTATTTTTGAGGGTGAGGCCCTTCTTCGAAGAATGAATCGTCACGGGCTTTTGGATGAGAGCCAGAACAAGCTTGATTATGTGCTCGCATTGACCGTTGAGAACTTTCTTGAACGTCGTCTCCAGACTCTTGTTTTTAAGGCTGGTATGGCTAAATCTATTCACCATGCTCGTGTGCTAATCAGGCAGAGGCACATCAGGTGT ATGGGAAGACTTTCAAGAAGCCTCGCCGGCCATATGAGAAGGAACGATTGGATGCTGAGCTGA
- the LOC140962948 gene encoding small ribosomal subunit protein uS4y-like, which translates to MLLTLDEKDPRRIFEGEALLRRMNRHGLLDESQNKLDYVLALTVENFLERRLQTLVFKAGMAKSIHHARVLIRQRHIRVGRQVVNVPSFMVRVDSQKHIDFSLTSPFGGGRPGRVKRKNLKAAAKKAGGGDEDEDED; encoded by the exons ATGCTTCTCACACTTGATGAGAAAGACCCTCGTCGTATTTTTGAGGGTGAGGCCCTTCTTCGAAGAATGAATCGTCACGGGCTTTTGGATGAGAGCCAGAACAAGCTTGATTATGTGCTCGCATTGACCGTTGAGAACTTTCTTGAACGTCGTCTCCAGACTCTTGTTTTTAAGGCTGGTATGGCTAAATCTATTCACCATGCTCGTGTGCTAATCAGGCAGAGGCACATCAG GGTTGGAAGGCAGGTGGTAAATGTACCATCATTCATGGTACGAGTCGACTCGCAGAAGCATATTGATTTCTCACTTACTAGTCCTTTTGGTGGCGGTCGCCCTGGAAGAGTGAAGAGGAAGAACCTGAAAGCTGCTGCAAAGAAAGCCGGTGGTGGTGACGAAGATGAGGACGAAGATTGA
- the LOC140962905 gene encoding protein IQ-DOMAIN 31-like — protein sequence MGKSPGKWIKTVLFGKKHSKANLSKAAANTRVEKRAGDSSLVTDPPLLTSRDAENTGFGKGVSGTPYDPTELYPGNQDVDLQSNFVPVPSGDAEMIRQEQAATKTQAAFRGYLARRAFRALKGIIRLQALIRGHMVRRQAVATLRCMQGIVKFQAVARGRRVRLSNTLSGWCKKYNIVEFQDAKQAGTGASTYLGSENLATKAFVRKLLIQLPTALPMSLQYDLSKPNSAWNWLERWSIFHFWKPCPHSKNVLIKPPQKRGGTQAIEFRTGKSKRSIRKVSALVNGDTGSSASVDEDKPKRNPRKITSHQTELVQEQHQSELERVKRNLRKVSASAADASEKSETQNEKPLPEPQPSTEMVLNTSASDVPEQKKVISSENPSGSDFVANKLALEEVPSNITATDELVDVPQDDHPVTEFHSLENGGKLESPLTFNEELSSKEEHSNKENQKLKKRRSLTTKQEHPENILQNTPSVPSYMAATESAKAKLRAQGSSKIDEDGSNHVYDRRHSLPTSSDGKLSSLSPRIQKPIQANGKGGNKPSRSLTVTRDDKTQQPGWRR from the exons ATGGGAAAGTCTCCTGGGAAATGGATCAAAACTGTCCTGTTTGGGAAGAAGCATTCTAAGGCTAATTTATCCAAA GCTGCCGCAAATACGCGAGTAGAGAAACGGGCAGGAGATTCTTCACTAGTCACAGATCCACCCCTGTTGACTAGCAGAGATGCAGAGAATACAGGATTTGGGAAGGGAGTATCTGGTACTCCTTATGATCCTACTGAATTGTATCCAGGGAACCAAGACGTAGATTTACAAAGTAATTTTGTACCAGTCCCATCTGGTGATGCGGAGATGATTAGGCAAGAGCAAGCTGCTACGAAAACACAAGCGGCCTTTAGGGGTTACTTG GCTCGTCGTGCTTTTAGGGCTCTTAAAGGTATCATAAGACTACAAGCTCTTATACGGGGTCATATGGTGAGGAGACAGGCTGTTGCCACTTTACGTTGCATGCAGGGAATTGTTAAATTTCAGGCAGTGGCTCGTGGACGAAGAGTTAGACTCTCGAATACATTGTCTGGATGGtgtaaaaaatacaatattGTAGAGTTTCAG GATGCTAAACAGGCGGGCACTGGAGCAAGTACATATCTTGGGTCAGAGAATCTAGCCACCAAAGCGTTTGTCCGCAAG CTTCTTATCCAATTGCCAACTGCTCTGCCGATGAGTCTTCAATATGATCTGTCCAAACCAAATTCAGCTTGGAACTGGCTTGAGCGCTGGTCGATATTTCACTTTTGGAAACCGTGTCCACATTCGAAAAATGTTTTGATCAAGCCTCCGCAAAAGCGGGGTGGCACACAAGCTATTGAGTTTAGAACTGGAAAATCAAAGAGAAGTATTAGAAAGGTTTCTGCCCTTGTTAATGGGGACACTGGTTCTTCAGCTTCTGTTGATGAAGATAAGCCCAAACGCAACCCAAGGAAAATCACAAGTCATCAAACAGAGTTGGTGCAAGAACAACACCAGAGTGAACTTGAGAGGGTTAAACGTAATTTAAGAAAGGTTTCTGCATCTGCAGCGGATGCTTCTGAAAAATCAGAAACACAAAATGAGAAGCCACTGCCAGAGCCGCAGCCAAGTACGGAAATGGTGTTGAATACTTCTGCTTCTGATGTTCCTGAGCAGAAAAAAGTAATTTCTTCTGAAAACCCATCTGGATCGGACTTTGTGGCTAATAAACTGGCTTTAGAAGAAGTTCCTTCAAATATAACAGCAACGGATGAGCTAGTAGATGTGCCACAAGATGATCATCCTGTTACTGAGTTTCATTCCTTGGAAAATGGTGGTAAGTTAGAGAGTCCTCTAACTTTCAACGAGGAGTTGAGCtctaaagaggagcatagtaaCAAAGAAAATCAGAAACTCAAGAAAAGGAGATCTCTTACAACAAAGCAAGAACATCCTGAAAATATCTTACAGAACACCCCAAGTGTACCGAGTTACATGGCAGCCACTGAGTCTGCCAAAGCAAAGCTTAGAGCTCAAGGGTCATCTAAAATTGATGAAGATGGTTCCAATCATGTGTATGACCGGCGGCATTCTCTTCCCACTTCCTCTGATGGTAAATTAAGCTCACTGTCCCCTCGGATACAGAAGCCAATTCAAGCTAATGGCAAGGGTGGAAACAAACCTAGCCGATCATTAACCGTTACCAGAGATG ATAAGACACAGCAGCCCGGGTGGAGGAGATGA
- the LOC140962348 gene encoding tubulin alpha-1 chain-like, with protein sequence MRECISIHIGQAGIQVGNACWELYCLEHGIKPDGQMPGDTTVGGGDDAFNTFFSETGAGKHVPRAVFVDLEPTVIDEVRSGSYRQLFHPEQLISGKEDAANNFARGHYTIGKEIVDLCLDRIRKLADNCSGLQGFLVFHAVGGGTGSGLGSLLLERLSVDYGKKSKLGFTIYPSPQVSTAVVEPYNSVLSTHSLLEHTDVTVLLDNEAIYDICRKSLDIERPTYTNLNRLISQVISSLTASLRFDGALNVDVNEFQTNLVPYPRIHFMLSSYAPVISAEKAYHEQLSVAEITNTAFEPSSMMVKCDPRHGKYMACCLMYRGDVVPKDVNAAVATIKTKRTIQFVDWCPTGFKCGINYQPPTVVPGGDLAKVQRAVCMISNSTGVAEVFSRIDFKFDLMYSKRAFVHWYVGEGMEEGEFSEAREDLAALEKDYEEVGAESPDGDEDEE encoded by the exons ATGAGAGAGTGCATCTCGATCCACATTGGTCAGGCCGGAATTCAGGTCGGAAATGCCTGCTGGGAGCTTTACTGCCTCGAACACGGCATTAAG CCTGATGGGCAAATGCCTGGAGATACCACAGTCGGCGGGGGTGATGATGCCTTTAACACATTCTTCAGCGAAACAGGCGCTGGAAAACATGTCCCTCGAGCTGTGTTTGTGGATCTGGAGCCGACTGTAATAGATGAGGTCCGCTCAGGTTCATATCGCCAGCTCTTCCACCCAGAGCAGCTGATCAGTGGCAAAGAAGATGCTGCCAACAACTTTGCCAGGGGTCATTACACTATTGGAAAAGAAATTGTTGATCTATGCCTTGACAGGATCCGTAAGCTTGCGGACAATTGTTCTGGGTTGCAGGGGTTTTTGGTTTTTCATGCTGTTGGTGGTGGTACTGGATCCGGCCTTGGATCACTGTTGCTTGAGAGGCTATCTGTTGACTATGGTAAAAAATCAAAGTTGGGTTTCACTATCTATCCTTCTCCCCAGGTATCAACCGCAGTTGTTGAGCCTTATAATTCCGTGCTTTCAACTCATTCCCTTCTCGAGCACACGGATGTTACCGTGCTTCTTGATAACGAGGCTATTTATGACATCTGCCGCAAGTCGCTTGATATCGAGAGGCCTACCTACACTAATCTCAACAGGTTGATTTCTCAG GTGATATCTTCATTGACGGCATCTTTGCGATTCGATGGGGCGTTGAATGTGGACGTGAATGAGTTCCAAACTAACCTGGTTCCTTATCCAAGAATTCATTTCATGCTTTCCTCTTACGCCCCTGTGATATCTGCTGAAAAGGCCTACCACGAGCAACTGTCTGTTGCTGAAATAACTAACACTGCTTTCGAGCCGTCCTCTATGATGGTTAAATGTGACCCTCGCCATGGAAAATACATGGCTTGCTGTTTGATGTACAGGGGTGATGTTGTCCCCAAGGATGTTAACGCCGCGGTTGCCACCATCAAAACCAAGAGGACGATTCAATTTGTCGACTGGTGCCCCACAGGGTTCAAATGTGGTATCAACTATCAGCCTCCTACTGTCGTTCCTGGTGGTGATTTGGCTAAGGTCCAGAGGGCAGTGTGCATGATTTCCAACTCGACTGGTGTTGCTGAGGTGTTTTCGAGGATTGATTTCAAGTTTGATCTGATGTACTCCAAACGGGCATTTGTGCATTGGTATGTTGGTGAGGGTATGGAGGAAGGAGAATTCTCGGAGGCGAGGGAAGACTTGGCTGCACTTGAGAAGGACTATGAAGAAGTTGGGGCGGAGTCTCCAGATGGAGACGAGGACGAAGAATGA